GGGCCGGACCGCGACGCCCACCCGGGCGCGATGCTGCCCCGCCTGATGATCGCGCCGACGGTCGCCCTGGTGGTGCTGGGGCTGGGGCTGACCGTGGTGGCCGGGCCGCTGTTCGACCTCAGCTCCGACGCCGCGGACGACCTGCTGCGGCGCACCCCGTACGTCGAGGCCGTCTACCCCGGGGGTACCCCGTGAGCCACGATCCGCCGCCGCCACGGTCCACGGACCCGCCACCCGGTGCGCCGCCGTCGCCGCGCGCCGGGGAGCCGCCGGAGCATCCCGAGGACCTGCCGTTGACCCCGGCGGCCCGCCGCCGCAACCGGGCCGTCGCGATGATCGTGCTGGTCACCGTCTGGGTGCTGCTCTGGGGGACGCTGAGCTGGGCCAACGTGCTCGGCGGGCTGGTCGTGGGGCTGGTGGTGCTGACCGTCTTCCCGCTGCCCCCGGTGACCTTCGCCGGGCGGTTGCACCCGCTGCCGCTGCTGCGGTTCGCCCTGCGCTTCCTGCGCGACCTGGTGGTGGCCAGCGTCCAGATCGCGGCACTGGCGCTGCGGTTCGGGCATCCGCCGCTGGGCGCGATCATCGCGGTGCCGCTGCGGGTCCGCTCCGACCTCAACCTGACCCTGACCGCCGAGGCGCTGTCCCTGGTGCCCGGCAGCCTCATCGTCGAGGTCGACCGGGACGCCGGCATCCTCTACGTCCACGTCCTCGGAGTGCGCGACCGCGCCGAGGTCGAACGCTTCCGCACCGGCGTGCTGGAGTTGGAGGCCCGGCTGATCGCGGCGATCGGCTCGGCCGAGGAGCGACGTCTGATCCGCGAGCACACACCGCCCGTCATGGAAGGGACCTCGACATGACCACTGTCGCCGTGATCGTCACCGTGCTGCTGGCGGTGGCGGGGGCGCTCACCCTCACCCGGATCGTCCGGGGGCCGTCCGTGCTCGACCGGGCGGTCGCCACCGACGTGCTGCTGGCGATCGTGGTGGCCGCCGTCGCCACGGAGGCCGCCTACAGCCGGGACGCGACCGCCCTGCCCATCCTCGTGGTGCTGGCCATCCTCGGCTTCGTCGGGTCGGTCAGTGTCGCCCGGTTCGCCAGCCGGCGGGACGACCGGTGAGCGTGGACACGGTGCTGGACGTGGTAGCCGCGGCCTGCCTGCTGGGTGGCGCGCTGCTGAGC
Above is a window of Micromonospora rifamycinica DNA encoding:
- a CDS encoding Na+/H+ antiporter subunit E, translating into MPLTPAARRRNRAVAMIVLVTVWVLLWGTLSWANVLGGLVVGLVVLTVFPLPPVTFAGRLHPLPLLRFALRFLRDLVVASVQIAALALRFGHPPLGAIIAVPLRVRSDLNLTLTAEALSLVPGSLIVEVDRDAGILYVHVLGVRDRAEVERFRTGVLELEARLIAAIGSAEERRLIREHTPPVMEGTST
- a CDS encoding monovalent cation/H+ antiporter complex subunit F encodes the protein MTTVAVIVTVLLAVAGALTLTRIVRGPSVLDRAVATDVLLAIVVAAVATEAAYSRDATALPILVVLAILGFVGSVSVARFASRRDDR